A single region of the Fimbriimonadaceae bacterium genome encodes:
- a CDS encoding rod shape-determining protein RodA, with protein MPSSPAVAGRTVSATKSRWSGYDLWLLVASGLLILIGLMSLFSKDRAAGTNYFSSQVFRIGLGLVPFFALLLVPPKWLSRYANSIYVVNIVLLVMVLAIGKEGLGAQRWIRFGPIELQPSEVAKLFVTISLSAYYAARVHAVDKFSTFLLSLLHVSLPMALIFMQPHLGATLAVITIWLGISLCAGVPVKYIVIVIAAMGALLTTAILVPGILNEYQRGRVFAMFNPDEKGNKYQPMKARVAIGSGGVFGTGFLKGEHKEKDFVPEQQTDYVLTIPAEEGGLFGATLLLATFGFFFYRVWLVMFHASEPFLRMMAAGVFSFLAFHMAVNMGMVLELLPVVGLWLPFLSYGGSAMWLCMSSVALLLNIRRQESEKSF; from the coding sequence TTGCCCTCCAGCCCGGCAGTAGCCGGACGGACCGTCTCTGCCACTAAAAGCCGATGGTCGGGTTATGATCTTTGGCTGCTCGTCGCTTCCGGTCTGCTTATCCTGATCGGCTTGATGTCGCTTTTTTCGAAGGATCGGGCAGCGGGGACAAACTATTTCAGCAGTCAGGTCTTTCGTATTGGGCTTGGCCTTGTGCCATTTTTTGCACTCTTGCTGGTGCCTCCCAAGTGGCTCTCCCGGTATGCGAACAGCATTTACGTTGTGAACATCGTGCTGTTGGTGATGGTGCTTGCCATCGGCAAGGAGGGGTTAGGGGCGCAGCGCTGGATTCGGTTTGGTCCGATTGAACTGCAGCCGAGCGAGGTTGCAAAGCTTTTTGTCACGATTTCCCTGTCGGCGTATTATGCGGCTCGGGTCCACGCCGTCGACAAATTCTCGACGTTTCTGCTTTCTTTGCTGCATGTTTCGCTTCCGATGGCGCTGATCTTTATGCAGCCCCACCTAGGGGCCACGCTTGCTGTGATTACGATTTGGCTGGGGATCTCGCTTTGTGCGGGGGTGCCGGTGAAGTACATCGTGATTGTGATTGCGGCGATGGGCGCTCTGCTGACGACGGCGATCCTTGTGCCGGGGATTCTCAACGAGTATCAGCGCGGGCGTGTGTTTGCGATGTTCAACCCTGACGAAAAGGGGAACAAATATCAGCCGATGAAGGCTCGTGTGGCTATCGGCAGCGGTGGCGTTTTTGGCACAGGGTTTTTGAAGGGCGAGCATAAGGAGAAGGACTTTGTTCCGGAGCAACAGACCGACTATGTGCTGACGATTCCGGCAGAGGAGGGGGGGCTGTTTGGGGCGACACTGCTGCTTGCGACCTTCGGGTTCTTTTTCTATCGGGTCTGGCTGGTGATGTTTCACGCATCCGAGCCGTTTTTGCGGATGATGGCGGCGGGTGTCTTCTCGTTCTTGGCCTTTCACATGGCGGTCAATATGGGGATGGTGCTTGAACTGCTGCCGGTTGTGGGGCTTTGGCTGCCGTTTTTGAGCTATGGCGGGTCGGCGATGTGGCT